DNA from Parvularcula marina:
GGTCAGAATGATGGCGGCATAGGCATTCTCATGCCGGTGCGCGGGAAGGACATCGCCTCCCCTGAAGCGATCCGCCTCCATGGCCGGAATGCGAATGAGCACCGTCATCTTCCTCGGCTCCACTGACCTGCCGGGCAGCCCGCTTGCGGGTGCCTGTTAAGGAAAGGATGCCACCGGCGCGGGCACTTGCAAAGCGGCCTAGCGCCGTAATTCCGGGGGATCACAAGGCTTTAAGGGGCGACAGAGACAGCTCCGGGCGGTAAAGCGCCCCTCATTGACTATCAATAAAGGTGGGGCCACGGTGCCGCCGCAAATCCAGAAGCCAGCGGGCCTTTCCCGCAGCATGTTCCTTGGGGAGCCAAAAATGCGCAGATCTCTCATTATTTCGACCGCTCTTGCCGCCGCGCTGGCGCTGACGGCCTGTGAAACGACCGGCTCGACCGGCAGCTCGATGGAGGACATGGCGCTGCCCGGCGGCATCAAGCTCGTCGAGAAAGTCACGAAAAAGGGCGATGAAGTCGTCATCCCCTATTCCAAATATGTCCTGCCGAACGGCCTGACCGTCATCCTGCACGAAGATGATTCAGACCCGCTGGTCCATGTTGATGTGACCTACCATGTCGGCTCTGGCCGTGAGGAGATCGGCAAGTCGGGCTTTGCGCACTTCTTCGAGCACATGATGTTCCAGGGGTCGGAAAATGTCGGCGACGAAGAGCACTTCAAGATCGTCTCTGAATCGGGCGGCACGCTGAACGGCACGACCAACACCGACCGCACCAACTATTTCGAGACCGTCCCGTCAAACCAGCTTGAGAAAATGATCTGGCTCGAAGCGGACCGCATGGGCTTCCTTCTCCCCGCCGTCACGCAGGAGAAGTTCGAGGTCCAGCGCGAGACCGTGAAGAACGAGCGCGGCCAGAACTATGACAACCGCCCTTACGGCCTGATCCGCGAAAAAGTCGCCGAAGCGATGTACCCGGAAGGCCATCCTTATAGCTGGCTGACGATTGGTTATATCGAAGATCTCAACCGCGCCGACCTTGATGACCTCAAGCGCTTCTTCCTGCGCTGGTACGGACCCAACAACGCGGTACTGACGATTGGTGGCGACCTCGACAAGATGCAGACCCTCGAATGGGTCAACAAATATTTCGGCTCGATCCCGGCTGGCCCGGAAGTCGCAGACCCCGTGCCGACCGAGGTCACGCTCGATGCTGACCGTTATATTTCGTATGAGGACAATGTCTCCCTGCCGCTGGTATGGATGACCTTCCCGACGGTACATGTCTATCACCCGGATGAGGCGCCGCTTGACGTGCTCTACTCCATCATGGGCGATGGCCGGACCTCGCTTCTCTACAAGAACATGGTCAAGGACGGCTATGCCGTGCAGGCCAGCGCCAGCCATGGCTGCAGCGAGCTTCATTGTCAGTTCACGATGTTTGCCCTGCCGAACCCGGCCAGCGGCAAGTCGCTCACCGATCTTGAGCAGATCATGCGCGACAGCCTCAAGGAATTCGAAGAGCGCGGTGTGCTCGATGACGACCTTGAGCGTGTGAAGGCCGGTATCCGCGCGAGCAATATCTTTGGTCTTGAAAGTGTTCGCGGCAAGGTCAGCCAGCTGGCGGCCTTCGCCACCTTCGCTGACACGCCGAACTACATCCAGAAAGAGATCGACCGCTATGACGCCGTCACGAAAGAGGACGTCATGCGGGTCTATGAGAAATATATCAAAGACAAGTCCGCGGTGATCCTCTCTGTTGTGCCGAAGGGCCAGCCGGACATGGTCGCGGCGCCTGACAATTGGACCTTCCCGGGACGGACGATCCCGGAAGCCTCAGATGATGACAGCGCTCTAGCGCTGCGCATCCCGGCGGATGACTTTGACCGGTCGATGCAGCCGGCGGCTTCGGGTGAGAACCCGGTTGTCACCCTGCCGACCCTGTGGCGCGATGAGCTGTCGAACGGCGTTGAAGTCCTCGGCGCGATCAACGACGAAACGCCGACGACGGCCATTTCGCTCCGCATTGAGGTCAGCCAGCGCGATGAACCGCTTGAGAAACTCGGCCTCGCCGAAATCACGGCGGCGATGCTGAATGAAGCAACGCAAGAGTCGACCAACGAAGAGCTGTCGAACCGTCTGGCGAAGCTCGGCTCGTCGGTTTCGGTCAGCGCCGGTAGCCGTTACACGACGATCACTGTTCGTTCGCTCACGGAAAATCTCGATGAGACGCTCGCCATTGCGCGCGAACGCCTGCTTGAGCCGGCCTTCAACGAGGACGACTTCCAGCGGGTGAAAGGCCAGACGATCGAGGGCATCAAGCAGTCGAAGACGCAAGCGTCGGCGACCGCCAGCCAGGTCTTCACCCAGCTTATGTACGGCAATGACAATGCCTTTGCGTGGCGCGATGCGGGCCGTGTCGACACGGTCGAGACCATCACGCTCGATGATGTCAAAGCGTTCTATGACACCTATTATAAGTCTGGTGCAGGTAGCATCATTGCGGTCAGCGACTTGCCTGAGAAGAAGATGATGGCCAGCCTTGCGGCCTTCTCGCCGTGGAGCGGGGATGCAATGCCGCAGAAGGAGCTCGCGCCCTTCCCAGCCATCGATGCGAGCAAGCTCTATCTCATCGACAAGCCGGGTGCGGCCCAATCCGAGATCCGGATTGGTAAGCGCGCCCTGCCATTCGATGCGACGGGCACATACTATAAAGCAACGCTGATGAACTACGCCCTTGGCGGCGCGTTCAACAGCCGGATCAACCTCAACCTGCGTGAAGACAAGGGCTATACCTACGGGGCTCGCTCATTCTTCTCCGGCTCCGATCAGTATGGGGAGTATCGGGCGCAGGCAGGTGTCCGTAAGGATGCAACGGCCGCGTCCATCGTTGAATTCTTCAGCGAGATCGGCAGCTATCAGGAAGATGGCATCTCCGAGGACGAACTGGCCTTCACCAAGCAGGCGATCGGCCAGTCCGAAGCCCGCGATTATGAAACGCCGTTCCAGAAGCTCGGCTTCCTCTCGCAGATCCTGACCTATGATCTGCCGGATGATTTTGTTGATGAGCAGCAGGACATCCTCCGCAACCTGACGAAGGAGAATGTCGACATGCTGGCAGCCGAGCTGCTCGATGGTGACATGGCGCTGGTCGTGGTTGGCGACAAGGAGGCCATCTGGGATGAGCTCGAAGCGCTGGGCCGTGAGATCGTCGAACTCGACGAAAACGGCATGCCGAAATAATTCCCTGACGGGAACATGAATTGAGGAAGGGCCGGGCGGCAATGTCCGGCCCTTTTTCTATGGAACTAGCTGCGTGAGCGTCCCGCCATCATGGAGAGGCGCAGCAGCGTCCGCTCGACAAGTTCCGCCTGCGGCATGCCGGTTCGCTTGGAATCAAGATCCGTCACATAAACATCCCTGACTGCCTGCCGGAGGCGCGGCAGCGGCCAGGAGGTGAGGGCGCGGGAGAAACTGCGCTGCTCCCCGAAAAAGACAGGCGGACGCAGGGATTTGATGGCCGCCTCGCGGGCGGTGCCGCGATCAACCGCTTCCTGCACCGTCTGCAGGCGGAGAAGCTTGTTCTGAAGGATGCGTAAGATCGCCAGCGGCGAAACCCCGGCGCCGCGTGCGCGGTAGAGCGCTTCGGACAGCCGGCTCGTCTCCCCGCCCAGCGCAAGGTCGATGATCTCGAAGGTCGCATCGGACGTGCTCTCGGCCAGTGCCTCGCGGATATCCTCCGTGCTCACCGTTGCGGCCTCACCGCGCTGGGCTTTCGTGCCCTTATAGAGGATGAGCTTTTCCAGTTCCGAGCGGGTGATGCCGCGATCCTCGCCCAATCGGCTGGCGAGCGCCATCAGCGCCTCTTCCTCGATATCGAGCGCTTCGGCTTTCAGAGCTGATCGCAACGTGTCGAGCAGATCCTGTCCGTCCTCGGCATAACAGGCAATCGCCGCTGCGGCACGGCTGGCCTCACAGGCTTTGCGCAGGGCGCTTGTCTTTTTCAGCTCCCCGGCCTCAATCACGACCAGCGCATTGGGGGTCAGCTCATCGCTTTCCAGCGCCTTGAGGAGATGTTTGACGGCCTTGGTTACATGATCGCCGCTGCCGCGCACACGGATCAACCGCTCCCCGCCCATGAAGGAAAGCGCGGCAGCCTCATCGGCCAGTTGCCCGGTGGAGGTAATATCCGCCTCGCCCAGCTCAACCGCGTTGAAGGGGTCATTGGGGTCATCGACCACATGTTTGGAAAGCTGCGCTGCGCGTTCGCGGACCAGGCCCTGATCGGGGCCGTGAAACAGTGCGACATGTGTGCCCTGCGGCCTGCTTTTCAGGAAACGGGCAATATCGCCTGTCTTGATCGCTGTCATTGGCCCTGCGGCGGGGTGCCGGTGTCAAACCGTCCGTCCACGTCCAGAATATCCGGCAGCTCAACCTCATTGGCCTCAGGCGGGCGCCCGGCTAAATAAAGCGCCATGTCGGTTTCGATGCGTCGGGCAATCTCGACGGCGGCGCGGCGGGCGGCATCTTCGCGGCCTACGAGCGAGGCATATTGGCTGGAGACAACGCCATAGCTCGTCATCGCCGAAATGCTCTGGCGGTGAACGATCTTGCCGGTCTCCGTGTCGCGCAGTCGATAGGAGCCAAAGAGCGTGTAATCGAACCGTGTCGTGGCAGCAGAGCGCCGAACGACGGTGGCGGCCCGGCGGTCTTCAAGACTGACAAGCAACTCGTAACGCGGCGCCCCACCGGCGGGCTCGGGTAACAGGTCGCGCAGCTCTCGGTTTACCAGCCGCTGGATCTCGGGATTGGCTTCGATCCCGGCGATCTCAACCGAACGCAGCCCCTCGGCCACCGCACTGTCGCCGCCCGTCGAATAAAGCGGCGTGAAACCGCAGGCGGGCAGAGAAATCAGAAGAGCGGCAGCGAGGAGAGGGCGCAGCATTATCCCACCACGATGTTGACGATGCGTCCGGGCACCACGATCACTTTGCGCACATTCTTGCCCTCGGTAAAGCGCTGGACGTCAGGCATTGCGAGTGCGGCGGCCTCGATGTCGGCGTTCGGGGCGTCTTTTGCGATGGTCAGCTCACCGCGTTTCTTGCCCTGCACCTGCACCATCAGGGTCTGGGTGTCGGTCGCGAGCAGGCTTTCCTCGGCTCTCGGCCAGTCGGCATGACAGCAGAGGCCGTCACCGCCGAGTGTCTCCCAGCATTCCTCGGCAAGGTGCGGCATGAAGGGGGCGACCATACGGGTCAGCGCCGACAGCGCTTCGGCGGTCACGAATTTATTGGCGTCATCCGACACGCTGAGGCCCTTGAGGTGCCCAAGCAGTTCATAGAGCCGGGCAATCGCCTTGTTAAAGCGGAACTCCTCGATATCTTCCGTGATGCTCGCAATCGCGCCATGCACCGCGCGGCGGCGTTCTACCAGATCACCGGGCAGATCCGCAGGGCAGATTGCCGGGGCGCCTTTTGCTGCGCCGGGGAAGCCAGCGACGAGATCATAGACCCGGTTGGCAAAGCGCCAGGCGCCTTCCGCGCCGGCGGTCGTCCATTCGACATCGCGCTCAGGCGGGGAGTCAGAGAGGACAAAGAACCGGATCGCATCCGCGCCATAGGTGTCAGCCATCTCTTCTGGTGAGACGACGTTCTTCTTGGACTTGGACATTTTCTCGATGGGGCCAATTGCGATCTCGCTGCCGCCATCGATCAGGAATGCCTTGCTGCCCTTGACTTCGACTTCTTCGGGTGTCCGCCAATTGCCCTCTGCGTCCTTATACGTCGCATGTGTCACCATGCCCTGCGTGAAGAGGCGGGCGAAGGGCTCATCTGTATCGAGATAACCACAATCCTTCATGTTTCGTGCAAAATAGCGCGCATAAAGAAGGTGCAGGATCGCGTGCTCGATGCCGCCAATATACTGATCGACGGGCAGCCAGCGGCTCGCCTCTTTCGCATCGACCGGCTTGTCGCCGGGCTGGCTGGCAAACCGTGCGAAATACCACGAGGAGTCCACAAATGTGTCCATTGTGTCGGTCTCGCGCCGCGCCGCGCCGCCGCATTTGGGACAGGTCGTCTCGCGCCAGTCCTTGGCATAATCCTTATCAAGAGGATTGCCCGGCTCCTTGAAGGCTTCGGCAGGCACTTTCGGCAGCTCAACCGGCAACTGATCCACAGGGACAGGGACGATATCGCATTTCTCGCAGTGAATGACCGGGATCGGACAGCCCCAGTAACGCTGGCGGGAAATCCCCCAGTTCCGCAGGCGATAATTCGTGGTCCCCTGGCCCCAGCCCATTTCCTCGATTTTGGCGATGGCGGCGGGCAGGGCCTCTTCGGCCTTCATGCCGTCCATGAAGCCTGAATTGATCATCGTGCCGGGGCCGACATAGGCCTCATCCGCGACATCATAACCCTCTTCATCCGTACCCGTTGGCAGGACGACCGGAATGACGCTCAGATCATACTTCCGCGCAAAATCGAGGTCGCGCTGGTCATGTGCCGGGCAGGCAAAGATCGCGCCCGTGCCGTAAGTCGAGAGAATGAAATTCGCGACAAAGACCGGCAGTTCGCGATCATCGA
Protein-coding regions in this window:
- a CDS encoding M16 family metallopeptidase produces the protein MRRSLIISTALAAALALTACETTGSTGSSMEDMALPGGIKLVEKVTKKGDEVVIPYSKYVLPNGLTVILHEDDSDPLVHVDVTYHVGSGREEIGKSGFAHFFEHMMFQGSENVGDEEHFKIVSESGGTLNGTTNTDRTNYFETVPSNQLEKMIWLEADRMGFLLPAVTQEKFEVQRETVKNERGQNYDNRPYGLIREKVAEAMYPEGHPYSWLTIGYIEDLNRADLDDLKRFFLRWYGPNNAVLTIGGDLDKMQTLEWVNKYFGSIPAGPEVADPVPTEVTLDADRYISYEDNVSLPLVWMTFPTVHVYHPDEAPLDVLYSIMGDGRTSLLYKNMVKDGYAVQASASHGCSELHCQFTMFALPNPASGKSLTDLEQIMRDSLKEFEERGVLDDDLERVKAGIRASNIFGLESVRGKVSQLAAFATFADTPNYIQKEIDRYDAVTKEDVMRVYEKYIKDKSAVILSVVPKGQPDMVAAPDNWTFPGRTIPEASDDDSALALRIPADDFDRSMQPAASGENPVVTLPTLWRDELSNGVEVLGAINDETPTTAISLRIEVSQRDEPLEKLGLAEITAAMLNEATQESTNEELSNRLAKLGSSVSVSAGSRYTTITVRSLTENLDETLAIARERLLEPAFNEDDFQRVKGQTIEGIKQSKTQASATASQVFTQLMYGNDNAFAWRDAGRVDTVETITLDDVKAFYDTYYKSGAGSIIAVSDLPEKKMMASLAAFSPWSGDAMPQKELAPFPAIDASKLYLIDKPGAAQSEIRIGKRALPFDATGTYYKATLMNYALGGAFNSRINLNLREDKGYTYGARSFFSGSDQYGEYRAQAGVRKDATAASIVEFFSEIGSYQEDGISEDELAFTKQAIGQSEARDYETPFQKLGFLSQILTYDLPDDFVDEQQDILRNLTKENVDMLAAELLDGDMALVVVGDKEAIWDELEALGREIVELDENGMPK
- the holA gene encoding DNA polymerase III subunit delta, with amino-acid sequence MTAIKTGDIARFLKSRPQGTHVALFHGPDQGLVRERAAQLSKHVVDDPNDPFNAVELGEADITSTGQLADEAAALSFMGGERLIRVRGSGDHVTKAVKHLLKALESDELTPNALVVIEAGELKKTSALRKACEASRAAAAIACYAEDGQDLLDTLRSALKAEALDIEEEALMALASRLGEDRGITRSELEKLILYKGTKAQRGEAATVSTEDIREALAESTSDATFEIIDLALGGETSRLSEALYRARGAGVSPLAILRILQNKLLRLQTVQEAVDRGTAREAAIKSLRPPVFFGEQRSFSRALTSWPLPRLRQAVRDVYVTDLDSKRTGMPQAELVERTLLRLSMMAGRSRS
- the lptE gene encoding LPS assembly lipoprotein LptE, which gives rise to MLRPLLAAALLISLPACGFTPLYSTGGDSAVAEGLRSVEIAGIEANPEIQRLVNRELRDLLPEPAGGAPRYELLVSLEDRRAATVVRRSAATTRFDYTLFGSYRLRDTETGKIVHRQSISAMTSYGVVSSQYASLVGREDAARRAAVEIARRIETDMALYLAGRPPEANEVELPDILDVDGRFDTGTPPQGQ
- the leuS gene encoding leucine--tRNA ligase codes for the protein MAKYAFRAAEEKWQKAWEEADAFRAELSGDRPKYYVLEMFPYPSGKIHIGHVRNYAMGDVIARFKRARGHDVLHPMGFDAFGMPAENAAMQTGKHPGEWTYSNMDVMRDQLKRIGFSFDWSRDLATCDVDYYGQQQRLFLEFLEKGFIDRQEAQVNWDPVDMTVLANEQVIDGKGWRSGAPVERRTLNQWFFKIVERADDLLAALDDGRLDGWPAHVKEMQRNWIGKSKGLQMSFPLNGEGLPISGLEIYTTRPDTLYGASFLGVSPDHPLAKHFAKSDPDLEKFIQECQAAGTSEEAIEKAEKKGYRLPVTGKHPFDDRELPVFVANFILSTYGTGAIFACPAHDQRDLDFARKYDLSVIPVVLPTGTDEEGYDVADEAYVGPGTMINSGFMDGMKAEEALPAAIAKIEEMGWGQGTTNYRLRNWGISRQRYWGCPIPVIHCEKCDIVPVPVDQLPVELPKVPAEAFKEPGNPLDKDYAKDWRETTCPKCGGAARRETDTMDTFVDSSWYFARFASQPGDKPVDAKEASRWLPVDQYIGGIEHAILHLLYARYFARNMKDCGYLDTDEPFARLFTQGMVTHATYKDAEGNWRTPEEVEVKGSKAFLIDGGSEIAIGPIEKMSKSKKNVVSPEEMADTYGADAIRFFVLSDSPPERDVEWTTAGAEGAWRFANRVYDLVAGFPGAAKGAPAICPADLPGDLVERRRAVHGAIASITEDIEEFRFNKAIARLYELLGHLKGLSVSDDANKFVTAEALSALTRMVAPFMPHLAEECWETLGGDGLCCHADWPRAEESLLATDTQTLMVQVQGKKRGELTIAKDAPNADIEAAALAMPDVQRFTEGKNVRKVIVVPGRIVNIVVG